In a single window of the Osmerus eperlanus chromosome 2, fOsmEpe2.1, whole genome shotgun sequence genome:
- the nbr1b gene encoding next to BRCA1 gene 1 protein isoform X4: MDFYINLKVNFRGNAKNFLLSGSETKSWESMEAMVKRSFGLCNLQVTYFDEENEEVSINSQMEYEEALKSASRQGNRLHMNVYETRGQPTRVPAKASATEPKRGFRPPQHCPTLAQVVSRKIQAAVPEQGMVPQVIMKELKGTKEEDKTPPAWFTSYMEKFKDQVVREAVEKICREFSGQCCIHKPLGAEAQVPEVTSSTLPGAPSSTPACSSCRGQTAGGGYQCSVCTSCTLCEPCSFSHDPSHNLVRARTPLSIPEHGSPAPDHSRFYRRGDRSFRKAEKQRLKAEKRQLKAEVKEIRKQLRMERRGLQWSAAGDGSSSPVLLQPRATQANSPERPKRPCPLVVPAMTALFLDENLPDGTRLRPGTKFIKYWKMRNTGTVCWSSDTKLKFMWGNLAVGSGDRWREVSVPSLQPGQVGVVSVALCAPALEGSYTSHWRLAHGGEQFGPRVWCSIVVDPLAPAAMMADGVLVSPCVTPQGKNPVSTGKPGKSCSVSREQPLMSVDQEEGEYYIPSVDLLTAQDLLSFELLDINIVQELESAPNNTPADVSQGVGPGTEVGGVPAQEEGEEDISGTQFVCETVIRSLTLEEAPDHAPLHGTRPRTGKVLRPAAQGGSSSTCVKGKGADHRGARRVEKSQDTGAAAPLRATRPAPLRTALPPPLRAPAPPPACQQEQRMSDEGLESDIETICVDASGDEAKEGAEKDPEGEGNGEGARSRSSSASSEDYIIILPDCFDTSRPLGESMYSSALSQPGEALPETPGDPDHKHQCRTTPEGEGGDMEEATGAVSGSSSANDMLCTSQTLDDEPLTPVVVAAPRPNAAATSSVDSDAEPSEGSLDVTGLYQPGDTGDGTGPVQPQPDNAAASGGAEASEDPRHPGITGGLVKGALSVAASAYKALFTGQPGPAQPPVDGATQDTMMAVLVEMGFGDRPLNQRLLKKHSYNLLDVVNELVQMTDNDWYSTRY; encoded by the exons ATGGACTTCTACATCAATTTGAAGGTGAATTTCAGGGGCAATGCCAAAAATTTCCTCCTGTCTGGTTCGGAGACGAAGAGTTGGGAGTCAATGGAGGCCATG GTGAAAAGGTCCTTTGGTCTGTGTAATCTGCAAGTGACATACTTTGATGAAGAAAATGAGGAG GTTTCCATTAATAGCCAAA TGGAGTATGAGGAAGCCTTGAAG AGTGCATCGCGACAAGGGAACCGACTTCATATGAACGTGTATGAGACCAGGGGCCAGCCCACACGCGTGCCAGCCAAGGCTAGCGCCACAGAGCCCAAGCGGGGCTTCAGGCCACCCCAACACTGCCCGACTCTGGCCCAGGTGGTCAGCCGCAAGATCCAGGCTGCTGTCCCTGAGCAGGGCATGGT CCCACAGGTGATCATGAAGGAACTGAAGGGGACaaaggaggaggacaagacCCCACCAGCCTGGTTCACATCCTACATGGAGAAG TTTAAGGACCAGGTGGTGCGTGAGGCGGTGGAGAAGATCTGCCGGGAGTTCTCTGGCCAGTGTTGCATCCACAAGCCCCTGGGGGCAGAGGCCCAGGTCCCTGAGGTCacgtcctccaccctgcctggaGCACCCAGCTCAACTCCCGCCTGCAGCAGCTGCCGTGGCCAGACTGCTGGGGGAGGGTAccagtgcag tgtgTGTACGTCCTGCACACTGTGTGAGCCCTGCAGCTTCTCCCATGACCCCAGCCACAACCTGGTAAGGGCACggacccccctctccatccccgaGCACGGGTCCCCCGCGCCGGACCACAGCAG GTTCTACCGGCGAGGCGACCGGAGCTTCCGGAAGGCGGAGAAGCAGCGTCTGAAGGCGGAGAAGCGCCAGCTGAAGGCGGAGGTGAAGGAGATCAGGAAACAGCTGAGGATGGAGAGGCGGGGCCTGCAGTGGAGCGCCGCCGGCGACGGGAGCTCCTCCCCCGTCCTGCTGCAGCCTCGGGCCACCCAGGCCAACAGCCCAGA ACGTCCGAAGCGCCCTTGCCCGCTGGTGGTGCCTGCCATGACCGCCCTGTTCCTGGACGAGAACTTGCCCGACGGCACCCGCCTTCGCCCGGGCACCAAGTTCATCAAGTACTGGAAGATGAGGAACACTGGCACTGTCTGCTGGAGCTCCGACACCAAG TTGAAGTTCATGTGGGGTAACTTGGCAGTGGGTTCAGGGGACCGCTGGAGGGAGGTGTCtgtcccctccctgcagcctggGCAGGTGGGTGTTGTCAGCGTGGCGCTGTGCGCCCCGGCCCTGGAGGGCTCCTACACCTCCCACTGGCGCCTGGCCCACGGCGGCGAGCAGTTTGGCCCCCGCGTCTGGTGCAGCATCGTGGTGGACCCCCTGGCGCCTGCCGCCATGATGGCCGACGGGGTGCTGGTGTCACCCTGCGTCACCCCGCAG GGGAAGAACCCTGTGTCCACTGGGAAGCCTGGGAAGTCCTGTAGCGTCTCCAGAGAGCAGCCTCTCATGTCggtggaccaggaggagggagaatacTACATCCCCTCCGTCGACCTTCTCACCGCGCAG GATTTGTTGTCCTTCGAGCTGCTGGACATCAACATAgtgcaggagctggagagtgCTCCCAATAACACTCCTGCTG ACGTGTCCCAGGGGGTGGGTCCTGGCACAGAAGTGGGAGGAGTCCCAGcccaggaggaaggagaggaggacatcAGCGGGACTCAGTTTGTCTGCGAGACCGTGATTCGCTCCCTCACTCTGGAGGAGGCTCCTGACCACGCCCCCCTGCATGGGACCCGGCCGAGGACAGGGAAAG TGCTCCGCCCAGCAGCTCAGGggggctcctcctccacctgtgTCAAAGGGAAAGGGGCCGATCATCGAGGGGCGAGGCGGGTGGAGAAGAGCCAGGACACCGGCGCAGCGGCGCCCCTCCGCGCCACCCGCCCCGCCCCGCTCCGCACCGCTCTCCCGCCCCCCCTACGagcccctgccccgcccccagcTTGTCAGCAGGAGCAGAGGATGTCAG ACGAGGGTCTGGAGTCCGACATCGAGACCATCTGCGTGGACGCCAGCGGCGATGAGGCCAAGGAGGGAGCGGAGAAAGACCCGGAGGGGGAAGGAAACGGAGAGGGGGCCCGCAGTCGCTCGTCCTCGGCCTCCTCCGAGGATTACATCATCATCCTCCCTGACTGCTTTGACACCAGTCGTCCACTAGGGGAGTCCATGTACAG ctctgccCTGTCCCAGCCTGGAGAAGCCCTACCCGAGACCCCCGGTGATCCCGACCACAAACATCAGTGTCGAACCACcccggagggagaggggggggacatggaAGAGGCCACCGGGGCGGTGTCGGGGTCCAGCAGTGCCAACGACATGCTGTGTACCTCCCAGACCCTGGATGATGAGCCTCTGACCCCTGTGGTGGTGGCAGCACCCAGGCCCAACGCTGCTGCCACATCCAG tgtggaCAGTGATGCTGAACCATCAGAGGGAAGTCTGGATGTGACTGGACTCTACCAGCCTGGGGACACGGGGGATG GGACCGGCCCGGTCCAGCCGCAGCCCGACAACGCAGCTGCCTCTGGGGGAGCCGAGGCCTCCGAGGACCCCAG GCACCCAGGCATCACGGGTGGGCTGGTGAAGGGAGCTCTCTCTGTAGCAGCATCAGCCTACAAGGCTCTCTTCACTGGGCAGCCTGGACCAGCACAG cCGCCTGTGGACGGGGCCACCCAGGACACCATGATGGCGGTGCTGGTGGAGATGGGCTTCGGGGACCGTCCCCTCAACCAACGGCTGCTGAAGAAACACAGCTACAACCTGCTGGATGTGGTCAATGAGCTGGTCCAGATGACAGATAATGACTGGTACTCTACCCGCTactga
- the nbr1b gene encoding next to BRCA1 gene 1 protein isoform X2, with protein MDFYINLKVNFRGNAKNFLLSGSETKSWESMEAMVKRSFGLCNLQVTYFDEENEEVSINSQMEYEEALKSASRQGNRLHMNVYETRGQPTRVPAKASATEPKRGFRPPQHCPTLAQVVSRKIQAAVPEQGMVIMKELKGTKEEDKTPPAWFTSYMEKFKDQVVREAVEKICREFSGQCCIHKPLGAEAQVPEVTSSTLPGAPSSTPACSSCRGQTAGGGYQCSVCTSCTLCEPCSFSHDPSHNLVRARTPLSIPEHGSPAPDHSRFYRRGDRSFRKAEKQRLKAEKRQLKAEVKEIRKQLRMERRGLQWSAAGDGSSSPVLLQPRATQANSPERPKRPCPLVVPAMTALFLDENLPDGTRLRPGTKFIKYWKMRNTGTVCWSSDTKLKFMWGNLAVGSGDRWREVSVPSLQPGQVGVVSVALCAPALEGSYTSHWRLAHGGEQFGPRVWCSIVVDPLAPAAMMADGVLVSPCVTPQGKNPVSTGKPGKSCSVSREQPLMSVDQEEGEYYIPSVDLLTAQDLLSFELLDINIVQELESAPNNTPADMTPCMSPLPHDGPLQEKTTPLGLIQEEAEAQGVTSILDVSQGVGPGTEVGGVPAQEEGEEDISGTQFVCETVIRSLTLEEAPDHAPLHGTRPRTGKVLRPAAQGGSSSTCVKGKGADHRGARRVEKSQDTGAAAPLRATRPAPLRTALPPPLRAPAPPPACQQEQRMSDEGLESDIETICVDASGDEAKEGAEKDPEGEGNGEGARSRSSSASSEDYIIILPDCFDTSRPLGESMYSSALSQPGEALPETPGDPDHKHQCRTTPEGEGGDMEEATGAVSGSSSANDMLCTSQTLDDEPLTPVVVAAPRPNAAATSSVDSDAEPSEGSLDVTGLYQPGDTGDGTGPVQPQPDNAAASGGAEASEDPRHPGITGGLVKGALSVAASAYKALFTGQPGPAQPPVDGATQDTMMAVLVEMGFGDRPLNQRLLKKHSYNLLDVVNELVQMTDNDWYSTRY; from the exons ATGGACTTCTACATCAATTTGAAGGTGAATTTCAGGGGCAATGCCAAAAATTTCCTCCTGTCTGGTTCGGAGACGAAGAGTTGGGAGTCAATGGAGGCCATG GTGAAAAGGTCCTTTGGTCTGTGTAATCTGCAAGTGACATACTTTGATGAAGAAAATGAGGAG GTTTCCATTAATAGCCAAA TGGAGTATGAGGAAGCCTTGAAG AGTGCATCGCGACAAGGGAACCGACTTCATATGAACGTGTATGAGACCAGGGGCCAGCCCACACGCGTGCCAGCCAAGGCTAGCGCCACAGAGCCCAAGCGGGGCTTCAGGCCACCCCAACACTGCCCGACTCTGGCCCAGGTGGTCAGCCGCAAGATCCAGGCTGCTGTCCCTGAGCAGGGCATG GTGATCATGAAGGAACTGAAGGGGACaaaggaggaggacaagacCCCACCAGCCTGGTTCACATCCTACATGGAGAAG TTTAAGGACCAGGTGGTGCGTGAGGCGGTGGAGAAGATCTGCCGGGAGTTCTCTGGCCAGTGTTGCATCCACAAGCCCCTGGGGGCAGAGGCCCAGGTCCCTGAGGTCacgtcctccaccctgcctggaGCACCCAGCTCAACTCCCGCCTGCAGCAGCTGCCGTGGCCAGACTGCTGGGGGAGGGTAccagtgcag tgtgTGTACGTCCTGCACACTGTGTGAGCCCTGCAGCTTCTCCCATGACCCCAGCCACAACCTGGTAAGGGCACggacccccctctccatccccgaGCACGGGTCCCCCGCGCCGGACCACAGCAG GTTCTACCGGCGAGGCGACCGGAGCTTCCGGAAGGCGGAGAAGCAGCGTCTGAAGGCGGAGAAGCGCCAGCTGAAGGCGGAGGTGAAGGAGATCAGGAAACAGCTGAGGATGGAGAGGCGGGGCCTGCAGTGGAGCGCCGCCGGCGACGGGAGCTCCTCCCCCGTCCTGCTGCAGCCTCGGGCCACCCAGGCCAACAGCCCAGA ACGTCCGAAGCGCCCTTGCCCGCTGGTGGTGCCTGCCATGACCGCCCTGTTCCTGGACGAGAACTTGCCCGACGGCACCCGCCTTCGCCCGGGCACCAAGTTCATCAAGTACTGGAAGATGAGGAACACTGGCACTGTCTGCTGGAGCTCCGACACCAAG TTGAAGTTCATGTGGGGTAACTTGGCAGTGGGTTCAGGGGACCGCTGGAGGGAGGTGTCtgtcccctccctgcagcctggGCAGGTGGGTGTTGTCAGCGTGGCGCTGTGCGCCCCGGCCCTGGAGGGCTCCTACACCTCCCACTGGCGCCTGGCCCACGGCGGCGAGCAGTTTGGCCCCCGCGTCTGGTGCAGCATCGTGGTGGACCCCCTGGCGCCTGCCGCCATGATGGCCGACGGGGTGCTGGTGTCACCCTGCGTCACCCCGCAG GGGAAGAACCCTGTGTCCACTGGGAAGCCTGGGAAGTCCTGTAGCGTCTCCAGAGAGCAGCCTCTCATGTCggtggaccaggaggagggagaatacTACATCCCCTCCGTCGACCTTCTCACCGCGCAG GATTTGTTGTCCTTCGAGCTGCTGGACATCAACATAgtgcaggagctggagagtgCTCCCAATAACACTCCTGCTG ATATGACCCCCTGTATGTCCCCCCTGCCCCATGATGGCCCCCTGCAGGAGAAGACCACACCCCTGGGACTGATACAGGAAGAGGCTGAGGCCCAGGGAGTCACCAGCATTCTGG ACGTGTCCCAGGGGGTGGGTCCTGGCACAGAAGTGGGAGGAGTCCCAGcccaggaggaaggagaggaggacatcAGCGGGACTCAGTTTGTCTGCGAGACCGTGATTCGCTCCCTCACTCTGGAGGAGGCTCCTGACCACGCCCCCCTGCATGGGACCCGGCCGAGGACAGGGAAAG TGCTCCGCCCAGCAGCTCAGGggggctcctcctccacctgtgTCAAAGGGAAAGGGGCCGATCATCGAGGGGCGAGGCGGGTGGAGAAGAGCCAGGACACCGGCGCAGCGGCGCCCCTCCGCGCCACCCGCCCCGCCCCGCTCCGCACCGCTCTCCCGCCCCCCCTACGagcccctgccccgcccccagcTTGTCAGCAGGAGCAGAGGATGTCAG ACGAGGGTCTGGAGTCCGACATCGAGACCATCTGCGTGGACGCCAGCGGCGATGAGGCCAAGGAGGGAGCGGAGAAAGACCCGGAGGGGGAAGGAAACGGAGAGGGGGCCCGCAGTCGCTCGTCCTCGGCCTCCTCCGAGGATTACATCATCATCCTCCCTGACTGCTTTGACACCAGTCGTCCACTAGGGGAGTCCATGTACAG ctctgccCTGTCCCAGCCTGGAGAAGCCCTACCCGAGACCCCCGGTGATCCCGACCACAAACATCAGTGTCGAACCACcccggagggagaggggggggacatggaAGAGGCCACCGGGGCGGTGTCGGGGTCCAGCAGTGCCAACGACATGCTGTGTACCTCCCAGACCCTGGATGATGAGCCTCTGACCCCTGTGGTGGTGGCAGCACCCAGGCCCAACGCTGCTGCCACATCCAG tgtggaCAGTGATGCTGAACCATCAGAGGGAAGTCTGGATGTGACTGGACTCTACCAGCCTGGGGACACGGGGGATG GGACCGGCCCGGTCCAGCCGCAGCCCGACAACGCAGCTGCCTCTGGGGGAGCCGAGGCCTCCGAGGACCCCAG GCACCCAGGCATCACGGGTGGGCTGGTGAAGGGAGCTCTCTCTGTAGCAGCATCAGCCTACAAGGCTCTCTTCACTGGGCAGCCTGGACCAGCACAG cCGCCTGTGGACGGGGCCACCCAGGACACCATGATGGCGGTGCTGGTGGAGATGGGCTTCGGGGACCGTCCCCTCAACCAACGGCTGCTGAAGAAACACAGCTACAACCTGCTGGATGTGGTCAATGAGCTGGTCCAGATGACAGATAATGACTGGTACTCTACCCGCTactga
- the nbr1b gene encoding next to BRCA1 gene 1 protein isoform X1, which yields MDFYINLKVNFRGNAKNFLLSGSETKSWESMEAMVKRSFGLCNLQVTYFDEENEEVSINSQMEYEEALKSASRQGNRLHMNVYETRGQPTRVPAKASATEPKRGFRPPQHCPTLAQVVSRKIQAAVPEQGMVPQVIMKELKGTKEEDKTPPAWFTSYMEKFKDQVVREAVEKICREFSGQCCIHKPLGAEAQVPEVTSSTLPGAPSSTPACSSCRGQTAGGGYQCSVCTSCTLCEPCSFSHDPSHNLVRARTPLSIPEHGSPAPDHSRFYRRGDRSFRKAEKQRLKAEKRQLKAEVKEIRKQLRMERRGLQWSAAGDGSSSPVLLQPRATQANSPERPKRPCPLVVPAMTALFLDENLPDGTRLRPGTKFIKYWKMRNTGTVCWSSDTKLKFMWGNLAVGSGDRWREVSVPSLQPGQVGVVSVALCAPALEGSYTSHWRLAHGGEQFGPRVWCSIVVDPLAPAAMMADGVLVSPCVTPQGKNPVSTGKPGKSCSVSREQPLMSVDQEEGEYYIPSVDLLTAQDLLSFELLDINIVQELESAPNNTPADMTPCMSPLPHDGPLQEKTTPLGLIQEEAEAQGVTSILDVSQGVGPGTEVGGVPAQEEGEEDISGTQFVCETVIRSLTLEEAPDHAPLHGTRPRTGKVLRPAAQGGSSSTCVKGKGADHRGARRVEKSQDTGAAAPLRATRPAPLRTALPPPLRAPAPPPACQQEQRMSDEGLESDIETICVDASGDEAKEGAEKDPEGEGNGEGARSRSSSASSEDYIIILPDCFDTSRPLGESMYSSALSQPGEALPETPGDPDHKHQCRTTPEGEGGDMEEATGAVSGSSSANDMLCTSQTLDDEPLTPVVVAAPRPNAAATSSVDSDAEPSEGSLDVTGLYQPGDTGDGTGPVQPQPDNAAASGGAEASEDPRHPGITGGLVKGALSVAASAYKALFTGQPGPAQPPVDGATQDTMMAVLVEMGFGDRPLNQRLLKKHSYNLLDVVNELVQMTDNDWYSTRY from the exons ATGGACTTCTACATCAATTTGAAGGTGAATTTCAGGGGCAATGCCAAAAATTTCCTCCTGTCTGGTTCGGAGACGAAGAGTTGGGAGTCAATGGAGGCCATG GTGAAAAGGTCCTTTGGTCTGTGTAATCTGCAAGTGACATACTTTGATGAAGAAAATGAGGAG GTTTCCATTAATAGCCAAA TGGAGTATGAGGAAGCCTTGAAG AGTGCATCGCGACAAGGGAACCGACTTCATATGAACGTGTATGAGACCAGGGGCCAGCCCACACGCGTGCCAGCCAAGGCTAGCGCCACAGAGCCCAAGCGGGGCTTCAGGCCACCCCAACACTGCCCGACTCTGGCCCAGGTGGTCAGCCGCAAGATCCAGGCTGCTGTCCCTGAGCAGGGCATGGT CCCACAGGTGATCATGAAGGAACTGAAGGGGACaaaggaggaggacaagacCCCACCAGCCTGGTTCACATCCTACATGGAGAAG TTTAAGGACCAGGTGGTGCGTGAGGCGGTGGAGAAGATCTGCCGGGAGTTCTCTGGCCAGTGTTGCATCCACAAGCCCCTGGGGGCAGAGGCCCAGGTCCCTGAGGTCacgtcctccaccctgcctggaGCACCCAGCTCAACTCCCGCCTGCAGCAGCTGCCGTGGCCAGACTGCTGGGGGAGGGTAccagtgcag tgtgTGTACGTCCTGCACACTGTGTGAGCCCTGCAGCTTCTCCCATGACCCCAGCCACAACCTGGTAAGGGCACggacccccctctccatccccgaGCACGGGTCCCCCGCGCCGGACCACAGCAG GTTCTACCGGCGAGGCGACCGGAGCTTCCGGAAGGCGGAGAAGCAGCGTCTGAAGGCGGAGAAGCGCCAGCTGAAGGCGGAGGTGAAGGAGATCAGGAAACAGCTGAGGATGGAGAGGCGGGGCCTGCAGTGGAGCGCCGCCGGCGACGGGAGCTCCTCCCCCGTCCTGCTGCAGCCTCGGGCCACCCAGGCCAACAGCCCAGA ACGTCCGAAGCGCCCTTGCCCGCTGGTGGTGCCTGCCATGACCGCCCTGTTCCTGGACGAGAACTTGCCCGACGGCACCCGCCTTCGCCCGGGCACCAAGTTCATCAAGTACTGGAAGATGAGGAACACTGGCACTGTCTGCTGGAGCTCCGACACCAAG TTGAAGTTCATGTGGGGTAACTTGGCAGTGGGTTCAGGGGACCGCTGGAGGGAGGTGTCtgtcccctccctgcagcctggGCAGGTGGGTGTTGTCAGCGTGGCGCTGTGCGCCCCGGCCCTGGAGGGCTCCTACACCTCCCACTGGCGCCTGGCCCACGGCGGCGAGCAGTTTGGCCCCCGCGTCTGGTGCAGCATCGTGGTGGACCCCCTGGCGCCTGCCGCCATGATGGCCGACGGGGTGCTGGTGTCACCCTGCGTCACCCCGCAG GGGAAGAACCCTGTGTCCACTGGGAAGCCTGGGAAGTCCTGTAGCGTCTCCAGAGAGCAGCCTCTCATGTCggtggaccaggaggagggagaatacTACATCCCCTCCGTCGACCTTCTCACCGCGCAG GATTTGTTGTCCTTCGAGCTGCTGGACATCAACATAgtgcaggagctggagagtgCTCCCAATAACACTCCTGCTG ATATGACCCCCTGTATGTCCCCCCTGCCCCATGATGGCCCCCTGCAGGAGAAGACCACACCCCTGGGACTGATACAGGAAGAGGCTGAGGCCCAGGGAGTCACCAGCATTCTGG ACGTGTCCCAGGGGGTGGGTCCTGGCACAGAAGTGGGAGGAGTCCCAGcccaggaggaaggagaggaggacatcAGCGGGACTCAGTTTGTCTGCGAGACCGTGATTCGCTCCCTCACTCTGGAGGAGGCTCCTGACCACGCCCCCCTGCATGGGACCCGGCCGAGGACAGGGAAAG TGCTCCGCCCAGCAGCTCAGGggggctcctcctccacctgtgTCAAAGGGAAAGGGGCCGATCATCGAGGGGCGAGGCGGGTGGAGAAGAGCCAGGACACCGGCGCAGCGGCGCCCCTCCGCGCCACCCGCCCCGCCCCGCTCCGCACCGCTCTCCCGCCCCCCCTACGagcccctgccccgcccccagcTTGTCAGCAGGAGCAGAGGATGTCAG ACGAGGGTCTGGAGTCCGACATCGAGACCATCTGCGTGGACGCCAGCGGCGATGAGGCCAAGGAGGGAGCGGAGAAAGACCCGGAGGGGGAAGGAAACGGAGAGGGGGCCCGCAGTCGCTCGTCCTCGGCCTCCTCCGAGGATTACATCATCATCCTCCCTGACTGCTTTGACACCAGTCGTCCACTAGGGGAGTCCATGTACAG ctctgccCTGTCCCAGCCTGGAGAAGCCCTACCCGAGACCCCCGGTGATCCCGACCACAAACATCAGTGTCGAACCACcccggagggagaggggggggacatggaAGAGGCCACCGGGGCGGTGTCGGGGTCCAGCAGTGCCAACGACATGCTGTGTACCTCCCAGACCCTGGATGATGAGCCTCTGACCCCTGTGGTGGTGGCAGCACCCAGGCCCAACGCTGCTGCCACATCCAG tgtggaCAGTGATGCTGAACCATCAGAGGGAAGTCTGGATGTGACTGGACTCTACCAGCCTGGGGACACGGGGGATG GGACCGGCCCGGTCCAGCCGCAGCCCGACAACGCAGCTGCCTCTGGGGGAGCCGAGGCCTCCGAGGACCCCAG GCACCCAGGCATCACGGGTGGGCTGGTGAAGGGAGCTCTCTCTGTAGCAGCATCAGCCTACAAGGCTCTCTTCACTGGGCAGCCTGGACCAGCACAG cCGCCTGTGGACGGGGCCACCCAGGACACCATGATGGCGGTGCTGGTGGAGATGGGCTTCGGGGACCGTCCCCTCAACCAACGGCTGCTGAAGAAACACAGCTACAACCTGCTGGATGTGGTCAATGAGCTGGTCCAGATGACAGATAATGACTGGTACTCTACCCGCTactga